One segment of Streptomyces sp. NA02950 DNA contains the following:
- the purD gene encoding phosphoribosylamine--glycine ligase, with protein sequence MKVLVIGGGAREHALCRALSLDPDVTALHCAPGNAGIAEVAELHAVDALDGGAVADLATALAADLVVIGPEAPLVAGVADAVRERGIPAFGPSGEAALLEGSKAFAKDVMASAAVPTARSYVCTTAAEVDEALDAFGAPYVVKDDGLAAGKGVVVTGDVETARAHALACDRVVIEEFLDGPEVSLFAITDGETVVPLQPAQDFKRAHDGDEGPNTGGMGAYSPLPWADPKLVDEVMTTVLQPTVDELRRRGTPFSGLLYAGLAITSRGVRVIEFNARFGDPETQVVLARLKTPLARVLLAAATGRLAAEPPLRWSDDAAVTVVVASHNYPDTPRTGDPITGLADIAEQDAPAAYVLHAGTKRDAASGAVVSAGGRVLSVTATGPDLVTARERAYRAVGRIGLEGSHHRTDIAARAASDTGSG encoded by the coding sequence GTGAAGGTCCTCGTCATCGGCGGCGGCGCCCGCGAACATGCCCTGTGCCGCGCACTCTCTCTCGACCCCGACGTCACCGCACTGCACTGCGCCCCCGGCAACGCCGGCATCGCCGAGGTCGCCGAGCTGCACGCCGTCGACGCCCTCGACGGCGGTGCCGTCGCCGACCTCGCCACCGCGCTGGCGGCGGACCTGGTGGTCATCGGCCCCGAGGCCCCGCTGGTCGCGGGGGTGGCCGACGCCGTGCGCGAGCGCGGCATCCCGGCCTTCGGGCCGTCCGGCGAGGCCGCGCTGCTGGAGGGCTCCAAGGCGTTCGCCAAGGACGTGATGGCGTCCGCGGCCGTCCCCACCGCCCGCTCCTACGTCTGCACCACCGCCGCCGAGGTCGACGAGGCCCTCGACGCCTTCGGCGCCCCTTATGTCGTCAAGGACGACGGTTTGGCCGCGGGCAAGGGCGTCGTGGTGACCGGCGATGTCGAGACCGCTCGTGCACACGCTCTGGCCTGCGACCGCGTGGTGATCGAGGAGTTCCTCGACGGCCCCGAGGTCTCCCTCTTCGCGATCACCGACGGGGAGACCGTCGTCCCGCTCCAGCCCGCCCAGGACTTCAAGCGCGCCCACGACGGCGACGAGGGCCCGAACACCGGCGGCATGGGTGCGTACTCCCCGCTGCCCTGGGCCGACCCCAAGCTGGTGGACGAGGTCATGACCACCGTGCTCCAGCCCACCGTGGACGAGCTGCGCCGCCGTGGCACGCCGTTCTCCGGGCTGCTGTACGCGGGTCTGGCGATCACCTCGCGCGGGGTGCGCGTGATCGAGTTCAACGCGCGCTTCGGCGACCCCGAGACCCAGGTCGTCCTGGCCCGGCTGAAGACTCCGTTGGCCAGGGTGCTGCTGGCCGCCGCCACCGGCCGTCTGGCCGCCGAGCCCCCGCTGCGCTGGAGCGACGACGCGGCCGTGACGGTCGTCGTGGCCTCCCACAACTACCCGGATACGCCGCGCACGGGTGACCCGATCACCGGACTGGCGGACATCGCGGAGCAGGACGCCCCCGCGGCGTATGTGCTGCACGCGGGCACCAAGCGGGACGCCGCCTCCGGCGCCGTGGTGAGCGCGGGCGGCCGGGTGCTGTCCGTCACCGCGACCGGACCCGACCTGGTCACCGCGCGGGAGCGGGCGTACCGGGCGGTGGGCCGGATCGGTCTCGAGGGCTCCCACCACCGCACCGACATCGCCGCGCGGGCGGCGTCGGACACCGGCTCCGGCTGA
- a CDS encoding type II toxin-antitoxin system RelE/ParE family toxin yields the protein MTWRVTWEPAALNAAAGYLKDDPQGVDALLRATDQLAENHRPEGSHPWGTEHRRLRHGPWRILYRVDPDAHALHIEHVGRAGG from the coding sequence GTGACCTGGCGGGTTACGTGGGAACCCGCAGCCCTCAACGCCGCAGCCGGTTATCTCAAAGATGACCCCCAGGGTGTCGACGCCCTTCTGCGTGCCACCGACCAACTGGCCGAGAACCACCGGCCTGAAGGGTCCCATCCATGGGGCACCGAGCACCGTCGTCTTCGCCACGGCCCCTGGCGCATCCTCTACCGTGTCGACCCGGACGCTCACGCCCTCCACATCGAACACGTCGGCCGTGCCGGCGGCTGA